One Callospermophilus lateralis isolate mCalLat2 chromosome 13, mCalLat2.hap1, whole genome shotgun sequence genomic window, CCAAGGCTGTGTGCACAGGCCCAGTTTCTGGGGGGGGCAGCCACACTGGTGAGACCCAGTGCTTCAGGACCACGGAGAGCAGCCCACCCCCACTGGGAACACCTGACCCTGCAAAGCCCAGGCTTCCTGGTGGCCAGAACCTTAAAGAGCCTCTGTCCCTGAGTCAGCCCTCTCCACGCTAGTGGTGGGGCCAAGGGACTCTTCCTTCACACGGGTGTGATAAGGACCAGTCCATCTGCTCCAGCGTGAGCTTCTCTGAGGATCAAAGTAGACACACTCCTGTTCATGGAGCCGAGCTGGTGTTCTGAGCAGCACCCGTTGCTCTCTCCTCCACCAGAGCCACAGGCTCGGGAAGAGCAGGGCATTGCTGGACAGTCGCCCGAGCACCGCAACTCTGCAAACCACTGGACACGTGGCTTAAGAAAGGGACAGCGCGGGCGTTGGGTTGGGGGTCACGGGCCCCTGTTTTGCCAGTGCTGCGGGGTCCGGGCCGCGAGGCCCAGTGTGCTGACCAGGGCTCTTCTCTGTGGGCAGTGCCTCCATGGGCTCTGATCGCCATCGCCGTGGTTGCGGGCCTCCTGCTCCTCACCTGCTGCTTCTGCATCTGCAAGAAATGCTGctgcaagaagaagaagaacaagaaggagAAGGGCAAAGGCATGAAGAACGCCATGAATATGAAGGACATGAAGGGGGGCCAGGTAGGCGAGGGTGGCCGGGCGTCTGCCGGCCACCACGAGGTGGCTCTGGGGCTGCCACAGCTAAGCTGGCTCCTCCTGCAGACTCCACAGGGCTCTGTGAGCTACATCTAGGGTAACCTCATCCACCGTCTGTTAGTGGCAAGGGGAGCTTACCCAGGTGACAGCATGAGCTCATCCctgagaaggaaagggagagagccaGGCCCCCATCCCAGGCAGCCACTAGAACAGAGGAGGGCAAGAGAGACCCCTCCATCACCAAGAGAACACTGCGGGTGACCTGTGTTTTCCCACCAGGAGAGACTGAAGGACAGCAGGTGCCTGTTTGGAGGCATCTAGCTGGGCTGGGCCGGGGTGAGGAGTTGAATGAGCCGGGAGAAAGGTCTTCAGGCACCAGGTCAGGGGCGAATGGAATCATGACTCATCAGAAtaactgttatttattttttggtactaggaattgaacccagggccactttaccactgggccacacccTTAGCTCTTTTTCTGTGTctccttgagttgcttagtgcctaagttgctgaggctgactttgaactcacgatcctcctgcctcagcctcccgagttgctggggttataggcatgcgTGGTGCATCacaataatttaatttaatttaccaCTGTCTTTTGGTGTTGGTCAACCTCAAAAGGTCCCTTAATATGCCAAAGCCTCAAGTTTACAGAGGCCCCTGTGTGCATCACGGTCCCCATGTTTTCATCGTGGATGACGGGGTGGCATCTCTCGCTCAAGGAACCAGGATGGAGGTTGAAGGGAAGAGGCAGCCTCAAGAATTTGACCAGAAGTCATTGTGGTCTTGAGTGCTTATGTGCACATGTATACATGGGCCAGAAGAAgcctgcagtgtgtgtgtgtgggtgtgcacgtgcgcacgtgtgtgtgtgtgtatgtgtgtgtgtgtgtgtgtgtccaagaGTGACCTGGGCCTAGTCGTCCTGAGTTCACCTTGTGGCGGTGACATCAGGGGCTGGCTTGAGCCACAGGCTTTTCTCTGACATCactttctctcctctcctctcttccctcctGTGTGGACGCGCCCTGCTCCTGTTGGCCTGGGATGCCCTGCTGGTATGTCTTGCCCAGGATGGGGAGGGGGGTCCAAGCTGGGGAAAGTGTGAGGGAATGTTCTTGTCACAGAAGGGAGTTCCCTGCCTCCAGAAGCAAGCTCTGCCACGTGGCAGAGCTCCTGGCCGCCTGGCACTGTGCTCCTGGAGGGGAGCGAGGCACCACGCCCAGAACCTGGCTTCCCCATGCAGGGCTGGGCTGTGCCCGGGCTGCCCGTGGGCTGGGGGGCAGCGGCGTCCCCCCACCTTCCCTCATGGCCCCACTCAGCTCTGGCTCAGGGTCTGGCACAGAGGGGCCAGGTTCCCGTCACCTCTTGCTGGGCCAAGCTGCTCTCTTCTCTCCTTTTAACCCATTTCCCCATCCTCAGGTCCCCAGGATGACGATGACAATGAGACGGGCCTGACTGAGGGGGAAGGcgaaggggaggaggagaaggagccgGAGAACCTGGGCAAACTGCAGTTTTCCTTGGACTATGATTTTCAGGCTAACCAGGTGGGTGGGGCTGGCGGGGACAGGCAAGGCAGGGCTTGGTTCTTGGGGCAGGATGGGGATAGGCGCAGTGATTCTAGAGGTTGCGGACATTGTCCCTTTCCATGGAGAGGGCAAGTTGGAAGCCACAGGGGGTGTATTCCTGGGGGTCAACCCTGGCATGGCCACCATCTGATCTGGGGAGGTTCCAGGGGGACTCTGCTATTAACCTGCCCACCAAGCTCAGGTAAAGCAACTCATCTCTCAACTTCAGGTTCTCCAAACATCATTCCAAATTTCTGGGAGTGGAGATGGAGACCAGTCTGCCCTCCAGCAGGGGCCTGGCCTGCTCTCCAGCTGCCCCCGCTGGAAGGGACGGGCAGGGCCAGGAATGGGGTGGGACCTGGTCTGGGGCAGCAGGTACTCAGGCCCTTCCCTCTCTCTTCACAGCTCACGGTGGGCGTTCTGCAGGCTGCTGAGCTACCTGCCCTGGACATGGGCGGCACCTCAGATCCCTATGTCAAAGTCTTCCTTCTTCCAgacaagaagaagaaatatgagacCAAAGTCCATCGGAAGACCCTGAACCCTGCCTTCAATGAGACCTTCACCTTCAAGGTGAGGAGGACAGGAGAATGGCTAAGCCCGCTCTCTGCCTCTGAGTTCTGCAGACCTTTCCCTGGTGCTTAGCCATGGCTGGGGCCCTGGGACCAGCTCAATTCGACAGTGGCAGGCCAGGTGTAGGCAACATGGAGTCCCTGTAGACCTCTGTGGAGGATGGGGCTCCCTCCTACTGTTCCCTCAGGCCCCCATCTCCTCTCTGTCTCTGAGCACTGCTGGGAGCCCCGTGGGATGGCTGGAGCAGGGACTCAGGCACCTGCCCACAGCCTCGCCTTCTGATCCCCTTGTGCCCGACAGGTGCCATACCAGGAGCTGGGGGGCAAAACCCTGGTGATGGCCATCTACGACTTTGACCGCTTCTCCAAACATGACATCATTGGAGAGGTAAAGGTGCCCATGAACACCGTGGACCTTGGCCAGCCCATCGAGGAGTGGAGAGACCTGCAGGGCggagagaaggaggaggtgaGAGCGGGAGTAGGCCGGGCCCAGAGGAAGGAAATGCCACTATTGGCCTGGGCTCTCTCCCCTGGTTCGCTCAGCATGATGGGAACAGGGTGGACGGCGAGTCGGGCTCCAGGGTCAGGGTCCAGCTCCACATGCCTGGCTGCTGACTCTGGGCAAGTTGCTGAGACTCTCTgggtgtggactctctcctttagACCCCAAGGTGAAGATTAACTGTCCATGtaaagcacctggtattgtccaccCAAATAAGGAAGTCATTATTACTATTTCTCCTAGATTCTGCTGTCACTTAGGGCCAGGGACGCATGACTGCCTCAGTTTACCCACCAGGAAGGTTCATATTTGCTCTAAAGTTTTCTCAGCATGGAAGCTTGTCCTTCAAGCAACTGctaaggacacttccttcagccaCCACATATTCGCTAAGCACTGACCGTGTGCCCAAACCCCCATTTTAGCAGAGACCTTAGGAATCAGGAACCCCGAGTCCTCATCCAGTCCTCAATGCCAGAGTGCTGTGTGACTCTGAGGAAACCACCTCCCTCTGAGAGTCTCCATTTCTCATGGGTCACAAAGAATCCTTGTCTGTCTACACACACTGCAGTGCCAGtaacagaagaagaagaaggaagaggaggggtggggggaggaggaggaagggaggaggggggggaggaggaggaggaggaggaggaggaagaaaagtgtTTGAAACCCATAAACCACTCTGCAAGGGGAACGGTTGGCCAGGGGAGATGGCTCAGGGAGGAGACTTCTGAGATAAGCAGTCTCCAGTTCCCCTGGGAATGAACACTTGACCTTATACCTGCTCCTGGCCTTCCCACCTGACTTGGGCCTCCGGAAGGGGCTGAGCATTTCCCACACCTGCCTAGGTCTGCTTGGTCCACTCACCCGTCAGCCTCCTCAGGACGCGGCTGTGAACTGCATCTTAGGCCAGGCCCTGAGGTCAGACACTGTAGGACCTTCTCAACCATCACAGCTGTGGGGACTGGGGACTGAGGGAGGTGGCAATATGGATGTGCTAGTCTTGACAAGATGGGGTCAGCCATGCTAGCGACAGTGGGATGGCTGAGGTGACCTGAGTCCCACTTCTTTCCCTGGTCAGCCAGAGAAGCTgggagacatctgcacctctctaCGCTACGTGCCCACGGCCGGGAAGCTCACTGTCTGCATCCTGGAGGCCAAGAACCTCAAGAAGATGGACGTGGGTGGCCTTTCAGGTACATGCAGAGCTTCTGGCTGCCATTGGGTGGCACCAGTGAGCCAGTCACGGCCCAGAACCCCAGGAGATTGCACACCCCAGCAAGGAGGAGGAGGTCTTTCCTTTCCTGGGACCTGGGTGTCTGCCTTCAGAGCAGGGGGGCTCTGACCCCCTGTCTGAGGTGTCTTCCCAGTGTTCCCCGGCCATGCCCGGTGGGCTACAGAGGATCAGAGAGATTTCAATGAGTTAGTGACAGGATTTTGCTTCTCCCAGGGAAGTGTAGGAAGTGGATGAGGCCTACCCAAAGTGGGCCTCTCCATCAGGCCACCCCACTGGGGACACTTCCAGGAGAGGCGGTAGGCTCTGCTGGCTCTGCCCTGGCAAGGGACTCCATGCGTACATGGCGGATGCTGAGTTTTAGACTTACCTGGTGAGAAATGGGACCGACCCTGAAACACCAGGTACAGGTGGTTGCAGCCCCCTGTCTCTGCCGTGCTGTCCCAGAGAATCAGCCTGTGCTGGACTCGTCACTGAGCCAGTATATGACCTTTGATGGGTCATTTCCCTTCTTCAGTCTTACTTTCTCATCTGCAAGTTTGGGAAGATGGACTTGGGCAGGATCAGGACTAGGCAGAGGTGCCCCTGCCTAGCACAGTCATCACCAGCTGAGCCCCATACTCTCTCGCGAGGCCTAACTTAGAAGCAGAAATTTCCTCAATGTGATACTCCaggaagccacaaacaaccagtcAGAACTGGTCCTTGAGGTGAAACCTACTGCCAGCCTTGAGGATCCTCTGTGTCTTTTGGGTTTCCTGTCCTGTGCCTCAGGGCTTTCTGAGGGCCTAGACTCAGCCGGGTGGAGActgccacccccccacccccatcctccACGGAGGCCCTGGGTACCTGGGAGGGTGGACTTGGGCTGAGGGAGCCTTTTGGGTTGGCATTCTCCCCGCCACAGACCCCTATGTGAAGATCCACCTGATGCAGAACGGCAAGAGGCTCAAGAAGAAGAAGACAACGGTGAAGAAGAAGACCCTGAACCCCTACTTTAACGAGTCCTTCAGCTTTGAGATCCCGTTTGAGCAGATCCAGGTGCGTGAGCCTGAAGGACCTCAGGCGCGGAGCTGGGCCAGGAGGCAAATGAGCATGGGCAGGTCGAGGGCAGGGGACTCACCCAGGAGTTTCCTCAAACCATGGAGGAGTGTCACTCTGGTGGGGGAATGCCACATGGGGACTCTTCCCCAGGGTCTCCCTTTCGGAGGAGATGAACATAAAGTAATTAAAAACATTCTACAGATTGCTCCTTTAGAATTTGGAAGGACATGGTTGTACGTATGGGCCAGGGGGTGACACCAGTGAGACTGGAAGTGACTAAGGAGGAAATAGTCTCtttcccttccatcctcccttGGTCATCCCTGCCCCC contains:
- the Syt2 gene encoding synaptotagmin-2; protein product: MRNIFKRNQEPIVAPATTTAPLPVGPADNSTGSGGAGESQEDMFAKLKDKFFNEINKIPLPPWALIAIAVVAGLLLLTCCFCICKKCCCKKKKNKKEKGKGMKNAMNMKDMKGGQDDDDNETGLTEGEGEGEEEKEPENLGKLQFSLDYDFQANQLTVGVLQAAELPALDMGGTSDPYVKVFLLPDKKKKYETKVHRKTLNPAFNETFTFKVPYQELGGKTLVMAIYDFDRFSKHDIIGEVKVPMNTVDLGQPIEEWRDLQGGEKEEPEKLGDICTSLRYVPTAGKLTVCILEAKNLKKMDVGGLSDPYVKIHLMQNGKRLKKKKTTVKKKTLNPYFNESFSFEIPFEQIQKVQVVVTVLDYDKLGKNEAIGKIFVGSNATGTELRHWSDMLANPRRPIAQWHSLKPEEEVDALLGKNK